A stretch of Vairimorpha necatrix chromosome 2, complete sequence DNA encodes these proteins:
- a CDS encoding putative spore wall protein 4, with amino-acid sequence MYMRKIPLILTLISFITCSCPCPSDKNSPDNYSIKNLYKISIAQQNADGTAFDPATSFSYNIPGFCYKYFDDEDLLIIHYNSVGKRRTAKIIIESRDNHVPTLVSLIAPTDLKDNIAIENTTDADTGFIRFTLGITVLDSAGEGNIKIRFLSTVDINVVSPATDNTYTLSSEYFNEVGQNVTLTAYPLNNVNSHCNTVKWFNHTKCYIKKAFEKKCISEDMIFRLCAHYNAELCRQREAACARKLRQLCCLEKKCESSSSCNDSSEDCYENKEPCHKPVEVSHCEISPEAIYKSVSICTLFNLYVSNKLQTPQFHDLVKNCYELNVELSLEVVVSILTKFLGGVKYEDSNVYDCIVLANTFNIESCSSSYLNSVYGNKCNDGHFKILSDLCKVDLAVRADINVSTTKVQSITPLKSCKKVKKDDCKDDDKPEDSSDKGDDDKKGGSVFSTKKVAISIGIVVVAVAVAYSVSFLL; translated from the coding sequence ATGTATATGCGAAAGATTCCTTTAATTCTAACATTAATATCTTTCATAACTTGCAGTTGTCCTTGTCCTTCTGACAAAAATTCACCAGATAATTAttcgataaaaaatttatacaagATAAGTATAGCTCAACAGAATGCAGATGGTACAGCTTTCGATCCAGCAACTAGTTTTAGCTACAATATTCCCGGTTTTtgctataaatattttgacgATGAAGATCTACTAATAATCCATTATAACTCTGTTGGAAAGAGAAGAACAGCAAAGATTATCATTGAGTCCAGAGATAACCATGTACCAACATTAGTATCTTTGATAGCTCCTACAGATCTTAAAGATAATATTGCTATTGAAAATACTACTGATGCTGATACTGGATTTATAAGATTCACTCTAGGAATTACTGTCCTAGACTCCGCCGGAGAAGGCAATATCAAGATTAGATTCCTCTCTACAGTTGATATAAATGTTGTCTCGCCCGCTACTGATAATACATACACTCTATCTTCAGAATACTTCAATGAAGTAGGTCAGAATGTTACTTTAACTGCATATCCTTTGAACAATGTTAATTCTCACTGCAACACAGTCAAATGGTTCAACCATACAAAatgttatattaaaaaagcaTTTGAGAAAAAATGTATCAGTGAGGATATGATCTTTAGACTGTGCGCCCACTACAATGCTGAATTATGTAGACAGAGAGAAGCTGCTTGCGCAAGAAAATTGAGACAATTATGTTGCCTTGAAAAGAAATGCGAATCTAGTAGTAGCTGTAATGACAGTTCTGAAGATTGctatgaaaataaagagcCATGCCACAAACCAGTTGAAGTTTCACATTGCGAAATTAGTCCTGAAGCGATTTACAAATCTGTATCGATTTGTACTTTATTCAATCTTTACGTTAGCAATAAATTGCAAACTCCTCAATTCCATGatcttgtaaaaaattgttatGAATTAAATGTAGAATTATCTCTAGAAGTAGTTGTTTCTATATTAACTAAATTCCTGGGAGGAGTCAAGTATGAAGATTCAAACGTATATGATTGCATAGTTTTGGCCAATACATTTAACATAGAGTCATGTTCTTCATCATATCTTAATTCAGTATATGGTAACAAATGCAATGATGGTCATTTCAAAATTCTTTCAGATTTGTGCAAGGTTGACTTGGCTGTTAGAGCTGATATTAATGTCTCAACTACAAAAGTTCAATCTATTACACCATTAAAATCGTGCAAAAAGGTCAAAAAGGACGATTGTAAGGATGATGATAAACCAGAAGATTCAAGCGATAAAGGAGATGATGATAAAAAGGGTGGATCAGTATTTAGTACAAAGAAAGTTGCCATTTCTATAGGTATTGTGGTTGTTGCTGTCGCAGTAGCCTATTCTGTTTCATTCTTACTTTGA
- a CDS encoding cyclin-C, giving the protein MENIFKNDIKEGNKIILLLSESFKSPIKQVAISQIIFQHTYPTFFKRESHSLIALDSFFIAGKITENVIKLHVLLEAFYKMYNIKFPLEKTIFIESRMVEMCQFNFDIIPVHLYVQSICKDLEFESEAKLELVSEIHNDNRVNYINYINGIYDPEMVSVATFSDKEIDIFEVVYHKDVDRKVIREIRKLLFKDKEFK; this is encoded by the coding sequence ATggagaatatttttaaaaatgatatcaAAGAaggaaataaaataattttattactttCTGAATCTTTCAAGTCTCCTATCAAGCAAGTTGCCATTTCTCAGATTATTTTCCAGCATACTTATCCTACATTTTTCAAGAGAGAAAGTCATTCTCTTATTGCTCTTGATAGTTTCTTTATAGCTGGTAAAATTACAGAGAATGTTATTAAACTTCATGTTTTACTTGAagcattttataaaatgtacAATATTAAGTTTCCTTTGGAGAAGactatttttatagaaagtCGTATGGTAGAAATGTGTCAGTTTAATTTTGACATTATTCCTGTACATTTGTATGTTCAGAGTATTTGTAAAGATCTTGAGTTTGAATCAGAGGCCAAATTGGAGCTTGTCTCTGAGATACACAATGATAACAGagttaattatataaattatataaatggGATTTATGATCCAGAGATGGTGTCTGTGGCTACTTTCAGtgataaagaaattgacaTTTTTGAAGTTGTCTACCATAAAGATGTAGACAGGAAAGTCATAAGAGAAATTAGAAAGCTTCTTTTTAAAGACAAggaatttaaataa
- a CDS encoding structural maintenance of chromosomes protein 2 (SMC2), which yields MFIKDIILDGFKIYENKTIIRNLSKSYNAITGLNGSGKSNIIDGIIFTLGLESGKLLRTNTLKELINVNRKECKVTLVLSNTDKSKSPEGYKDYNEIIISRSIDNLGKTKFYLNNHSCSYSTINKLCSSMNINSEKGEFFFIIMQGHITKVLNMKSKEIGTLIEETAGTRSYTKEKEKAILALEKKERKLIEVRDTLQRRISPFYSRLREEREAFVEQRNLDQIKEQVTLEKKEIKQKILTDEISKNVINLRNIVEQYIKDKNELTNLESKLMELQDIECEESLINIKELLEDEKLKLEELRKTDPTNKLEKYKIELDKLVVPTKKTNLDELKERESFLLKNIKNEAVLGGKDFSIIEELENLKIKKTELEFNYQNMKDLKIEEINNKISNIEKYKVDYESLANDKKRLNYLKMKLIYPIRNDIYGTVDENITLTNDKYKEAVFTIMGSKSKHVIVSDEKIGSELLNTSDRRISVIPLNKIKSKFVDKNFIRKVKESKGKHMIDLITFDDKLRKAMEHVFNGYFVFEDSEMAKKMCYDLKIMCITLDGNVYDPKGTLTGGKSSYKIEITSKKEIQELQCKIEKAEQNYEYFTKCQEEYELLKIKKSKCLQKEKLVEELKSIEIKIKTITEFESCTADFRSELTEVRNKIIESIKEENIHKDLVNRKDEYIKNIKDLEIKKKENEESQEDCINKILKIQDKLGELEIKTSNKRLSERQIKGLEPKQKYLIRSTSKLRNRITKVYAELVESLKGQEEKDSDFISSINTTWLETYTEGENQKIFESLNIDDKVFNFKEQELDESEHKILLDRLSEIDLILEKCSSKNTVRMDPQNFDLLEKNEMIIESLKEKIQQLEEDKSNIMGSIENFNLLGIKENEKAFKHLNEKVGKFLRYFLKDSDVKIEKSGASEYELKVKVGNWKDSLTELSGGQRSLVALCLIFSILTYRPAPFYIFDEIDSALDLSYTQSIGEIIKHEFRKSQFIIISLKNGMYESADNVYKVFLKDGKSNICQIK from the coding sequence ATGTTTATCAAGGATATAATATTGGAtggatttaaaatttacgAGAATAAGACTATCATTAGAAATCTTAGTAAATCATACAACGCAATAACAGGACTAAATGGATCAGGCAAAAGTAATATAATTGATggtataatatttacacTAGGACTAGAAAGTGGTAAACTTCTTAGAACAAACACACTTAAAGAACttataaatgtaaatagAAAGGAATGTAAAGTGACACTTGTTTTATCAAATACTGATAAATCTAAAAGTCCAGAAGGATACAAAGATTataatgaaattataatatcaaGATCAATTGACAACTTAGGGAAAACaaagttttatttgaaCAACCACAGTTGTTCATATTCAactataaacaaattatgCTCAAGTATGAATATCAACTCAGAAAAGGGAGaattcttctttattatcatGCAAGGGCATATAACAAAAGTACTAAATATGAAAAGTAAAGAAATAGGAACTCTAATAGAAGAAACTGCAGGAACAAGATCTTACACTAAAGAAAAAGAGAAGGCAATTTTAGCATTAGAAAAAAAGGAAAGAAAACTTATAGAAGTCAGAGATACCTTACAGAGAAGAATATCTCCATTTTATTCGAGATTGAGAGAAGAAAGAGAAGCCTTTGTTGAACAAAGAAATTTAGATCAGATTAAAGAACAAGTAACCTtagaaaagaaagaaattaaacaaaaaatattgacagatgaaatatctaaaaatgtGATAAATTTGAGGAATATAGTAGaacaatatattaaagataaaaacgAGTTGACAAATTTAGAAAGTAAACTTATGGAATTACAAGACATAGAATGTGAAGAAagcttaataaatattaaggaattattagaagatgagaaattaaaattagaagaaCTAAGAAAAACAGACCCAACAAACAAACTCGAGAAATACAAAATAGAACTAGACAAACTTGTAGTACCAACAAAGAAAACTAATTTAGATGAATTAAAAGAAAGAGAGagttttttactaaaaaatatcaaaaacgAGGCAGTGTTGGGAGGTAAAGATTTCAGCATAATAgaagaattagaaaatttgaaaatcaaaaagacAGAATTAGAATTCAATTATCAAAACAtgaaagatttaaaaatagaagaaattaataataaaatatcgaacatagaaaaatataaagtcGATTATGAGTCACTGGCCAATGATAAGAAGCGCCTTAATTATTTGAAGATGAAATTAATTTACCCAATTAGAAATGATATTTACGGGACAGtagatgaaaatataacattaaccaatgataaatataaagagGCAGTATTTACAATAATGGGGAGTAAATCCAAACATGTCATTGTATCAGATGAAAAGATAGGGTcagaattattaaataccTCTGATCGTAGAATTAGTGTCATTCCTTTAAACAAAATCAAGTCTAAATTTGTTgataagaattttattagaaaagtCAAGGAGTCTAAAGGAAAGCATATGATCGACCTTATAACTTTTGATGATAAATTGAGAAAAGCCATGGAACATGTTTTTAATGGATATTTCGTCTTTGAAGATTCGGAGATGGCTAAGAAAATGTGTTATGATTTGAAGATCATGTGCATTACATTAGATGGGAATGTTTATGATCCCAAGGGTACGCTCACAGGAGGAAAATCTTCATacaaaattgaaattactagtaaaaaagaaatccAGGAACTTCAATGCAAAATAGAGAAAGCTGAACaaaattatgaatattttacaaagtGCCAAGAAGAATACGAATTATTAAAGATTAAGAAATCCAAATGTCTACAGAAAGAGAAATTAGTAGAAGAATTAAAATCcatagaaattaaaatcaagACAATTACAGAATTTGAATCTTGTACTGCCGACTTTAGAAGTGAATTGACTGAGGTCaggaataaaattatagagTCCATCAAGGAAGAGAATATTCATAAGGACTTAGTTAATAGAAAAgatgaatatattaaaaatataaaagatctagagataaaaaagaaagaaaatgaagaGTCCCAGGAAGattgtataaataaaatccTGAAGATCCAAGACAAACTTGGCGAATTAGAAATCAAGACAAGTAATAAAAGATTAAGCGAGAGACAGATTAAAGGTTTAGAGCCCAAGcagaaatatttaataaggTCTACATCCAAATTAAGAAACAGAATCACGAAAGTGTACGCCGAGCTAGTTGAAAGCCTGAAAGGacaagaagaaaaagacTCGGATTTTATTTCATCGATCAACACCACTTGGCTTGAGACATACACAGAAGGGGAGAATCAGAAGATATTTGAgtctttaaatattgacGACAAggtctttaattttaaagaacaAGAATTGGACGAGTCAGAGCACAAGATTTTACTAGACAGGTTGTCTGAGATTGatttaatattagaaaagTGTTCTAGTAAAAATACAGTACGAATGGATCCACAGAATTTTGATTTACTAGAAAAGAACGAGATGATTATCGAATCCTTAAAAGAGAAAATCCAACAACTTGAAGAAGACAAGTCAAATATCATGGGCAGTATTGAGAATTTTAATCTCCTTggaattaaagaaaacGAGAAGGCTTTTAAACATTTGAATGAGAAAGTGGGCAAATTCCTGaggtattttttaaaagattctGATGTTAAAATCGAGAAGTCGGGCGCATCAGAATATGAACTCAAAGTCAAAGTAGGCAATTGGAAGGATTCCTTGACTGAATTAAGTGGTGGTCAAAGGAGTCTCGTTGCTTTGTGCTTGATATTTTCCATATTGACTTACCGCCCTGCccctttttatatttttgatgaGATTGATTCAGCTTTAGATTTAAGTTACACACAGAGTATTGGGGAAATTATAAAGCATGAATTTAGAAAGAGTCAGTTTATTATCATAAGTTTGAAGAATGGGATGTATGAAAGTGCAGATAATGTTTATAAAGTATTTCTTAAGGATGGGAAATCCAATATATGTCAAATTAAGTAG
- a CDS encoding mechanosensitive channel of small conductance (MscS1E), whose amino-acid sequence MSNLEYEESDEIEELEDINSLKYSLEDSENSEDEFDYDAEQKDFKSTILKLKDKAEDNLSLRYYIIFICTFTCLILSLIFWKDKIEVKEKNGDIFFISLGLIFLNLFLSSVVFLVLNFIIFCLPFYYVTELSEHISLSFVCLFYIIYFYTKKFNVCIKYNQGVELYLGDILNIILISVFLFAGLRVWSLSIGINFNYSIYIERIRKCIAEDVFLSIFKRKNNPKKIKYLINKYLVDDHMDLNKRRSLFKEFQKSYKNSQKGKKKEKYKESALKKANSLYFRALTNYKINYTGDINFLINQYIDKEKDLIKTVENQEKEGVSILVDRFIKLLNLPSKYRLDGKGFYRIIKRVDREKYIITKNLEQMSAALDRVCLFIKFLIILVALMLYIKVFEELASTAGIISAIFGTQIISNSFSTNAISSLIFLFIIHPYDIGDRILVNLDNHIENLVVSELNVFSTVFLRWNGTCVYVPNSLLSTKLITNIRRSGIIADSHKIQINSRTDQSKLLNLKTTIEAFLKKHKEDYTEYCMVNYESIENSNKLHMKVYMQYKTNSQNYELYLKRKTSFLSFLNRTLQVLEIEYNLPIQRVTVKNESGKNQVG is encoded by the coding sequence ATGTCAAATTTAGAATACGAAGAATCAGACGAGATCGAAGAATTGGAAGACATAAATTCCCTCAAATATTCACTAGAAGATTCTGAAAATTCAGAAGACGAATTTGATTATGACGCAGaacaaaaagattttaaatctacaattctaaaattaaaagacaaAGCCGAAGACAATTTATCTTTGAGATATTACATAATCTTCATATGCACATTTACTTGCTTAATTTTGTCTTTGATTTTCTGGaaagataaaatagaaGTAAAAGAGAAAAATGGAgacattttctttataagtTTAGGCTTAATATTcctaaatttatttttatcttctgTCGTCTTCTTAGTTCtaaatttcataatattttgtttgcCTTTTTATTACGTCACTGAATTATCTGAACACATTTCTTTATCTTTCGTGTgccttttttatattatttatttttatactaaaaagtttaatgtgtgtataaaatacaatCAAGGAGTCGAATTGTATTTAGGAgatattttgaatattattCTCATTTCTGTTTTCTTATTCGCCGGCCTACGAGTCTGGTCCTTGTCAATTggcataaattttaattatagtaTTTATATAGAAAGAATAAGGAAATGTATAGCAGAAGATGTCtttttaagtatttttaagagGAAAAATAACCCGAAGAagattaaatatttgattaataaatatctaGTCGACGATCATATggatttaaataaaagaaggTCACTTTTCAAAGAATTCCAGAAAAGTTATAAGAACTCGCAGAAaggaaaaaagaaagagaAATACAAAGAAAGCGCCTTAAAGAAAGCAAATAGTCTGTATTTTAGAGCTCTGactaattataaaattaattatacaggagatataaatttcttaataaatcaatatattgataaagaaaaagacCTAATAAAAACAGTAGAAAACCAAGAAAAAGAAGGGGTTTCCATCTTAGTAGACAGgtttattaaattactCAATCTTCCTTCAAAATACAGACTTGATGGTAAAGGCTTTTACAGGATAATTAAAAGGGTAGACAGGGAGAAATATATCATAACTAAGAATTTAGAACAAATGAGTGCCGCTTTAGACAGagtttgtttatttataaaattcctTATTATTCTTGTAGCACTGATGCTTTATATCAAAGTATTCGAAGAATTGGCTTCTACTGCCGGGATAATTTCGGCCATTTTTGGTACgcaaataatttctaattctttttcTACTAATGCAATTAGTAGcttaattttcttatttataattcatCCTTACGATATTGGCGACAGAATCTTAGTCAATCTTGATAATCATATTGAGAATTTGGTAGTATCAGAACTTAATGTCTTCTCTACCGTATTCTTAAGATGGAATGGTACTTGTGTTTATGTCCCGAATTCCTTGCTAAGCACCAAATTAATCACAAATATCAGGAGAAGCGGGATAATAGCAGATTCtcataaaatacaaattaatTCTAGAACTGATCAGAGCAAATTACTAAATCTTAAAACTACTATAGAAGCATTTCTTAAGAAACATAAAGAAGATTATACAGAATATTGTATGGTGAACTACGAATCAATAGAAAACAGTAATAAACTGCATATGAAGGTTTATATGCAATATAAAACTAATTCGCAGAATTATGAATTGTATCTCAAGAGGAAGACAAGCTTCttgtcatttttaaatagaaCATTGCAGGTATTAGAAATAGAATATAATTTGCCAATACAAAGAGTCACAGTGAAAAATGAGAGCGGGAAAAATCAAGTTGGTTaa